The following coding sequences are from one uncultured Bacteroides sp. window:
- the gldE gene encoding gliding motility-associated protein GldE: MDPDAYLCQLANVFNGITLTYPSVSAVIAIVLAGLLLLLSGFASASEIAFFSLTPSDLHDIEEQTHLSDQKITSLLSNSERLLATILITNNFVNVAIIMLCNFFFMSIFTFTSPIAEFFILTVVLTFLLLLFGEIMPKIYSAQKGLAFCRFAAPSICMLRTFFYPLSSAMVRSTGFLNRHFIRKNKNISVNELSHALELTDKAELSEENRILEGIIRFGGETAKEVMTSRLDVVDLDIRTSFKEVLHCIVENAYSRIPVYSGSKDNIKGVLYIKDLLSHINKGDNFRWQSLVRPAYFVPETKMIDDLLRDFQANRIHIAIVVDEFGGTSGIVTMEDIIEEIVGEINDEYDDEERTYTILNDHTWVFEAKTQLSDFYRITATNEDDFTKVAGDADTLAGLLLEIKGEFPVLHEKVVFLNYEFEVLAMDNRRILKVKFAINEPHYQTKA, from the coding sequence TTGGACCCAGACGCTTATTTATGCCAGTTGGCAAATGTTTTTAATGGTATAACCCTAACTTATCCTTCTGTATCGGCAGTTATAGCCATTGTTTTGGCAGGCTTACTATTGTTGTTATCAGGTTTTGCTTCCGCTTCTGAAATAGCTTTTTTTTCGTTAACCCCTTCAGATCTGCATGACATTGAAGAGCAAACTCATCTTTCTGATCAAAAAATTACTAGTTTATTAAGTAATTCTGAGCGATTGTTAGCTACTATTTTGATTACTAATAATTTTGTGAATGTGGCTATAATTATGCTATGCAATTTCTTTTTCATGAGCATTTTTACATTTACGTCTCCTATTGCAGAATTTTTTATATTAACGGTTGTATTGACCTTCCTTTTATTGCTTTTTGGAGAGATTATGCCTAAGATTTATTCAGCTCAAAAGGGACTTGCTTTTTGCCGATTTGCAGCACCTTCAATTTGCATGCTTCGGACATTTTTTTATCCGTTGTCATCTGCAATGGTTCGCTCTACCGGTTTTCTAAATAGACATTTTATACGTAAAAACAAAAATATTTCTGTAAATGAATTGTCGCATGCACTAGAGTTGACAGACAAGGCGGAACTTTCTGAAGAGAATAGGATTCTTGAAGGAATTATCCGTTTTGGTGGAGAAACAGCTAAAGAGGTGATGACTTCACGTTTGGATGTGGTTGATTTGGATATTCGTACTTCTTTTAAAGAGGTTCTGCATTGTATTGTTGAGAATGCCTATTCAAGAATTCCTGTTTATTCAGGATCAAAAGATAATATAAAAGGTGTTTTGTATATAAAGGATTTGTTGTCACATATCAATAAAGGAGATAATTTTCGTTGGCAATCTTTAGTTCGCCCGGCTTATTTTGTGCCAGAAACGAAAATGATTGATGATTTGTTGCGTGATTTTCAAGCTAACAGAATACACATAGCTATTGTGGTGGATGAATTCGGCGGAACATCAGGCATCGTGACGATGGAGGATATTATAGAGGAGATAGTAGGTGAGATAAATGATGAATATGATGATGAAGAGCGCACTTACACTATTCTCAATGATCACACGTGGGTATTTGAAGCCAAGACTCAATTGTCTGATTTCTATCGGATAACTGCTACTAATGAAGATGATTTTACTAAGGTTGCAGGTGATGCGGATACTTTGGCAGGTTTATTGCTGGAGATAAAAGGCGAATTTCCCGTACTTCATGAAAAAGTTGTTTTCTTGAATTATGAATTTGAAGTTTTAGCTATGGATAATCGTAGAATATTAAAAGTTAAATTTGCTATCAATGAACCTCACTATCAGACAAAAGCATAA
- the ssb gene encoding single-stranded DNA-binding protein → MSVNKVILLGNVGKDPEVRYLDTGIAVASFPLATSDRAYTLANGTQVPERTEWHNLVLWRGLAETAEKYIHKGDKLYIEGKIRTRSYDDQAGVKRYVTEIFVDSMEMLTPKSNAQGSGNYAPTQQPVSQSQPAQSAQPSATSSEDNLADDLPF, encoded by the coding sequence ATGTCAGTGAATAAAGTAATTTTGTTGGGAAATGTTGGTAAGGATCCTGAAGTAAGATACCTTGATACGGGAATTGCAGTAGCTAGCTTTCCTTTGGCGACATCTGATAGAGCTTATACTTTGGCTAACGGAACTCAGGTTCCTGAAAGAACTGAATGGCATAATCTTGTTTTGTGGCGTGGATTGGCAGAAACCGCAGAAAAATACATCCATAAAGGCGATAAATTATATATAGAGGGTAAAATAAGAACTCGTTCATATGATGATCAGGCTGGAGTGAAGCGTTATGTGACGGAAATTTTTGTAGACTCTATGGAGATGCTTACTCCAAAATCAAATGCTCAGGGAAGTGGAAATTATGCTCCTACCCAGCAACCGGTTTCACAATCACAACCAGCTCAATCGGCTCAACCATCTGCAACTTCATCAGAAGATAATTTGGCTGATGACTTGCCGTTCTAA
- the mutY gene encoding A/G-specific adenine glycosylase, with protein MLKDRNLFSRFLLDWYKKHGRDLPWRNTSDPYLIWVSEIILQQTRVLQGYEYYLRFVDLFPDVTTLAQASEDEVMKSWQGLGYYSRARNMHAAAKNMNGTFPRTYAGVLALKGVGVYTAAAICSFAYDMPYPVLDGNVYRVLSRYLGIEIPIDSAEGKKLFLSLAEELLDKEHPALYNQAIMDFGAIQCVPSSPDCSACPLAVSCMAYAKNLVTKLPLKKHKVKTSNRYFNYLYVNAGEYTYINKRVGKDIWKNLFELPLIESSCSLEEEDFYASKEFRRLFMPNESLVVRMLCRNVKHVLSHRIIYATFYEVISPDTSNAFSNYIKIRKEDLDNYAVPRLLHSFFEKYL; from the coding sequence ATGTTGAAAGACCGAAATCTCTTTAGCAGATTCTTGCTTGATTGGTATAAGAAACATGGGCGTGATTTGCCATGGAGAAATACATCTGATCCATATTTAATATGGGTCTCTGAAATAATTTTGCAACAAACACGGGTGCTGCAGGGATATGAATATTATCTTCGTTTTGTTGATCTTTTTCCTGATGTTACAACTTTAGCTCAAGCAAGTGAAGATGAAGTAATGAAATCTTGGCAAGGGTTGGGGTATTATTCTCGTGCTAGAAATATGCATGCTGCTGCTAAAAATATGAATGGCACGTTTCCTCGAACTTATGCTGGAGTGCTTGCTCTAAAGGGGGTAGGGGTATATACTGCGGCGGCTATATGTTCTTTTGCTTATGATATGCCTTATCCGGTTTTAGATGGTAATGTTTATCGGGTTCTTTCGCGTTATTTAGGTATTGAAATTCCTATTGATTCGGCAGAAGGGAAAAAACTATTTCTATCTTTGGCAGAAGAACTATTGGATAAAGAACATCCGGCTCTATATAATCAGGCTATAATGGATTTTGGTGCTATACAATGTGTACCTTCTTCACCGGATTGTTCTGCTTGCCCATTAGCTGTAAGTTGCATGGCATATGCTAAAAATTTGGTTACTAAATTGCCCCTTAAAAAGCATAAAGTGAAAACCTCTAATCGCTATTTTAACTACTTATATGTTAATGCAGGTGAATATACCTATATAAATAAGCGAGTAGGAAAAGATATCTGGAAAAATCTGTTTGAATTGCCGTTGATTGAAAGTTCTTGTTCGCTTGAAGAAGAAGATTTTTATGCTTCGAAGGAGTTTCGTCGTTTGTTTATGCCAAATGAATCTCTAGTTGTTCGCATGTTATGCCGCAATGTGAAGCATGTACTCTCTCATAGAATTATTTATGCTACGTTTTATGAAGTTATTTCACCTGATACGTCAAATGCTTTTAGTAATTATATAAAAATAAGGAAAGAAGATTTGGATAATTATGCTGTTCCACGGTTATTACATTCTTTCTTTGAAAAATATTTGTAA
- a CDS encoding HU family DNA-binding protein, translated as MTKADIVNEIAKNTGIERVTVLITIEAFMETVKESLVQEKNVYLRGFGSFVIKKRAQKTARNISKNTTIIIPEHNIPAFKPAKELSLAVKK; from the coding sequence ATGACTAAGGCAGATATTGTAAACGAGATCGCGAAGAATACCGGCATTGAAAGAGTAACAGTGCTCATCACTATTGAGGCGTTTATGGAGACAGTGAAAGAATCTTTAGTACAAGAAAAGAATGTTTATCTTCGGGGCTTTGGTAGTTTTGTTATAAAAAAGAGAGCTCAGAAAACTGCACGTAACATCTCAAAAAACACAACAATTATTATCCCGGAACACAATATCCCGGCATTTAAGCCTGCAAAAGAATTATCTCTTGCAGTAAAAAAATAA
- a CDS encoding Rne/Rng family ribonuclease: MTSELVVDVQPKEVSIALLEDKSLVELQSEGRNISFSVGNMYLGRIKKLMPGLNACFVDVGYEKDAFLHYLDLGPQFNSLQKYVKQTLSDKKKLAPITKATILPDLEKDGSVANILKVGQEVVVQIVKEPISTKGPRLTSEISFAGRYLVLIPFNDKVSVSQKIKSSEERARLKQLLMSIKPKNFGVIVRTVAEGKRVAELDGELKVLLKHWEESITKVQKATKFPTLIYEETSRAVALLRDLFNPSFEHIFVNDDAVFNEIKDYVSLIAPERAGIVKQYKGQIPIYDNFSITKQIKSSFGKTISYKSGAYLIIEHTEALHVVDVNSGNRTKNPNGQEGNALEVNLGAADELARQLRLRDMGGIIVVDFIDMNEAENRQKLYERMCANMQKDRARHNILPLSKFGLMQITRQRVRPAMDVNTIETCPTCFGKGTIKSSILFTDTLENKIEYLVYKLKIKKFSLHIHPYIAAYVNQGLVSLKRKWQIKYGLGIKIIPNQKLAFLEYIFYDSKGEEIDMKEEFEIK, from the coding sequence GTGACAAGCGAACTCGTAGTAGACGTACAACCTAAAGAAGTATCCATAGCCCTACTTGAAGATAAAAGTTTGGTGGAACTTCAAAGCGAAGGAAGAAATATTTCTTTCTCGGTAGGTAATATGTATTTAGGCCGCATTAAGAAACTAATGCCGGGATTAAATGCCTGCTTCGTGGATGTTGGTTACGAGAAAGATGCTTTCCTTCATTATTTAGACTTAGGACCTCAATTTAATTCCCTCCAAAAGTACGTTAAGCAAACGTTAAGCGACAAAAAGAAGCTCGCTCCAATCACAAAAGCAACAATACTTCCCGATCTTGAAAAAGATGGCTCTGTAGCCAATATACTTAAAGTCGGACAAGAAGTGGTGGTACAAATTGTGAAGGAACCTATCTCAACTAAAGGACCAAGACTAACTTCCGAGATTTCATTTGCCGGAAGATATTTGGTTCTGATTCCATTCAATGATAAGGTTTCAGTATCTCAAAAAATTAAATCAAGCGAAGAACGTGCACGCCTCAAACAGCTGCTAATGAGTATCAAACCGAAAAATTTCGGAGTGATTGTTCGTACAGTAGCAGAAGGAAAACGCGTTGCAGAACTTGACGGAGAACTTAAAGTGTTACTAAAACATTGGGAAGAGAGCATTACAAAAGTACAAAAAGCGACTAAATTTCCGACTCTTATTTACGAGGAAACAAGTCGTGCAGTAGCTCTACTTCGCGACCTCTTTAATCCTTCTTTTGAGCACATATTCGTTAACGACGATGCTGTTTTTAATGAGATTAAAGATTATGTATCACTTATTGCTCCAGAACGAGCTGGTATTGTAAAACAGTACAAAGGACAAATTCCTATTTATGACAATTTTAGCATCACCAAACAAATTAAATCCTCATTCGGTAAAACGATCTCTTACAAAAGTGGCGCGTATCTTATTATAGAACATACTGAAGCGCTTCATGTTGTAGATGTAAATAGTGGAAACCGAACCAAAAACCCTAACGGGCAAGAAGGCAATGCTCTTGAAGTAAACCTTGGAGCAGCTGATGAATTAGCACGCCAATTGCGACTAAGGGATATGGGAGGAATTATTGTGGTTGACTTCATTGATATGAATGAGGCCGAAAATCGTCAAAAGCTTTACGAACGCATGTGTGCCAACATGCAGAAAGACAGGGCAAGACACAACATCTTACCTTTAAGTAAATTCGGGTTGATGCAAATAACCCGTCAGCGCGTACGTCCTGCAATGGATGTTAACACCATCGAAACCTGTCCTACTTGCTTTGGTAAAGGCACCATCAAATCATCCATTCTCTTTACAGATACTTTAGAGAACAAAATTGAATATCTAGTCTATAAATTGAAGATTAAGAAATTCTCATTACACATCCACCCGTATATCGCCGCATATGTAAATCAGGGATTAGTTTCTCTGAAACGTAAATGGCAAATAAAGTACGGACTTGGTATAAAAATTATCCCTAATCAAAAACTCGCCTTCCTGGAATATATTTTCTATGATTCCAAAGGAGAAGAGATCGACATGAAGGAAGAATTTGAAATTAAATAA
- a CDS encoding lysophospholipid acyltransferase family protein has product MRVLYYIYQVCIALPILFVLTILTAVITTVGSLLGGAHIWGYYPGKIWSQLICIFLLIPVEVHGQDKLQKRTSYVFVPNHQGAFDIFLIYGFIGRNFKWMMKKSLRKIPFVGKACQSAGHIFVDRSGPRKVMETIQKAKESLQDGISLVVFPEGARTFTGHMGYFKKGAFQLANDLHLAVVPVTINGSFEILPRTGKWIHRHRMILVIHDPILPQKDNEHANIKETITKAYAAVESGLPDQYKGMVYNADQD; this is encoded by the coding sequence ATGAGAGTATTATACTACATTTATCAAGTTTGCATAGCATTACCTATTTTATTTGTACTAACCATTCTCACAGCAGTAATTACAACAGTTGGTTCATTACTCGGAGGAGCCCATATCTGGGGATACTACCCGGGGAAAATATGGTCACAATTAATCTGCATATTTTTATTAATACCTGTAGAAGTTCATGGACAAGACAAACTTCAGAAACGAACTTCATATGTGTTTGTACCAAATCACCAAGGCGCATTCGATATTTTTCTTATTTATGGTTTTATTGGTCGTAATTTCAAATGGATGATGAAAAAAAGTCTCCGAAAAATTCCATTTGTGGGAAAAGCATGCCAAAGCGCAGGACATATATTTGTAGATCGCTCCGGTCCTAGAAAAGTAATGGAAACCATACAAAAAGCCAAGGAATCATTACAAGACGGAATTTCTCTTGTGGTTTTTCCCGAAGGAGCTCGTACTTTTACAGGACATATGGGATATTTCAAGAAAGGAGCTTTTCAACTAGCAAATGATTTACACCTAGCAGTAGTACCCGTTACCATAAACGGCTCTTTTGAAATCCTTCCTCGTACAGGGAAATGGATTCACCGGCATCGTATGATACTCGTCATACATGACCCTATTCTTCCTCAAAAAGATAATGAGCATGCAAACATTAAAGAAACTATAACAAAAGCATATGCCGCAGTAGAAAGTGGCTTACCGGATCAGTATAAGGGAATGGTTTATAATGCCGATCAGGATTAA
- a CDS encoding DUF4369 domain-containing protein encodes MNRILSFLFLLLLLTSCGSKYKIEGSSSVARLDGKKLYLKIFKNNEWIPIDSAEVIHGMFTMKGPVDSVSMVTLYMDNESIMPIVLEEGSIVVSIENTQISVKGTPLNDAFYSFIDKKHSMEIKIEDLQRKEARMVMDGVNLEDVHEELNKEGEALVKEMNVYVKKFVSDNYENVLGPTVFMMLCSSLPYPIMTPRIEDIMKDAPVSFKNDKMVREFIAKAKENMQLLEERRRMEQNARRMHP; translated from the coding sequence GTGAATAGAATTTTATCTTTTTTGTTTTTACTTTTGCTGTTAACTTCTTGTGGTAGTAAATATAAAATAGAAGGTTCTTCTTCTGTTGCAAGACTTGACGGGAAAAAACTATATCTTAAAATTTTTAAAAATAATGAGTGGATTCCTATAGATTCAGCAGAAGTGATTCATGGAATGTTTACGATGAAAGGTCCTGTTGACTCTGTATCTATGGTTACTCTTTATATGGATAATGAGAGTATTATGCCTATTGTTCTTGAGGAAGGTTCCATTGTGGTGTCTATTGAGAATACTCAAATCTCGGTTAAAGGTACACCTCTAAATGATGCTTTTTATAGTTTCATAGACAAAAAGCATTCAATGGAAATAAAGATTGAAGATTTGCAGCGTAAAGAGGCTCGTATGGTGATGGATGGTGTAAACTTGGAAGATGTGCATGAAGAATTAAATAAAGAGGGGGAGGCACTGGTTAAAGAAATGAATGTTTATGTCAAAAAGTTTGTGTCCGATAATTATGAGAATGTATTGGGTCCTACTGTCTTTATGATGCTTTGCAGCAGCTTACCTTATCCCATTATGACCCCTAGAATAGAGGATATAATGAAGGATGCTCCTGTTTCTTTTAAGAATGATAAGATGGTGAGAGAATTTATAGCGAAAGCTAAAGAGAATATGCAACTTCTTGAAGAACGCCGTCGTATGGAACAGAATGCAAGGAGAATGCATCCTTAA